Proteins encoded within one genomic window of Eublepharis macularius isolate TG4126 chromosome 10, MPM_Emac_v1.0, whole genome shotgun sequence:
- the ETFDH gene encoding electron transfer flavoprotein-ubiquinone oxidoreductase, mitochondrial, with the protein MLFPACRVSRQARHCLNALKSAKKDGLPPLCVTRWASSSPVPRITTHYTIHPRDKDKRWEGVSMERFAEEADVVIVGAGPAGLSAAIRLKQLASEHGKEIRVCLVEKAAQIGGHILSGACLEPRALEELFPDWKERGAPLNTTVTEDKFGILTKSSRIPVPILPGLPMTNHGNYIVRLGHFVSWLGEQAEALGVEIYPGYGAAEVLFHEDGSVKGIATNDVGIQKDGAPKATFERGLELHAKITIFAEGCHGHLAKQLYNTYNLRENCQPQTYGIGLKELWLIDEKKWKPGRVEHTVGWPLDRHTYGGSFLYHLNEGEPLVALGFVVGLDYQNPFLSPFKEFQRWKHHPSVQPTLEGGKRIAYGARALNEGGFQSIPKLTFPGGVLIGCSPGFMNVPKIKGTHTAMKSGMVASEAIFSQLTNENLQSKTIGLNVPDYEDNLKKSWIWKELYAVRNIRPSCHGVLGVYGGMIYTGIFYWILRGMEPWTLKHPGSDAVQLKPAKDCTPIEYPKPDGKLSFDLLSSVALSGTNHEHDQPAHLTLKDDSVPVNKNLAIYDGPEQRFCPAGVYEYVPVETGEGLRLQINAQNCVHCKTCDIKDPSQNINWVVPEGGGGPAYNGM; encoded by the exons GTGTCAGTATGGAAAGATTTGCAGAAGAAGCAGACGTTGTTATAGTTGGagcaggccctgcaggactttCTGCAGCTATTCGACTGAAACAATTAGCTAGTGAACATGGCAAAGAAATCCGTGTGTGCCTGGTGGAGAAAGCAGCTCAGATTGGTGGACATATACTTTCTGGGGCTTGCCTTGAACCACGTGCCTTGGAGGAACTTTTCCCAGACTGGAAAGAGCGAGGG gCTCCACTTAATACTACAGTAACAGAAGACAAATTTGGGATATTGACAAAAAGCTCTAGAATTCCAGTTCCCATTCTTCCAG GTCTTCCAATGACTAATCATGGGAATTACATCGTTCGCCTAGGGCACTTTGTGAGCTGGCTTGGAGAACAAGCTGAAGCGCTTGGTGTTGAAATTTACCCAGGCTATGGGGCAGCAGAG GTTCTTTTCCACGAAGATGGCAGTGTGAAAGGGATCGCCACAAATGACGTTGGCATCCAGAAGGATGGGGCACCTAAG GCAACTTTTGAAAGAGGTTTGGAACTGCATGCCAAAATCACAATATTTGCTGAAGGTTGTCATGGTCATCTTGCAAAGCAGTTGTACAACACATACAACTTGAGGGAGAACTGCCAGCCCCAGACTTATGGCATTGGCCTTAAGGAG CTGTGGCTTATTGATGAAAAGAAATGGAAACCAGGAAGAGTAGAGCACACAGTTGGCTGGCCTTTGGACAGACATACATATGGAGGGTCATTTCTTTATCATTTAAACGAAGGTGAACCTTTAGTAGCTCTAGGATTCGTG GTTGGCTTGGATTATCAAAATCCTTTCCTGAGCCCATTTAAGGAATTCCAAAGGTGGAAACACCATCCCAGTGTGCAGCCTACTTTAGAAGGTGGGAAGAGGATTGCTTATGGTGCCCGAGCTCTTAACGAAGGTGGTTTCCAG TCCATACCCAAACTCACCTTCCCTGGTGGAGTCCTTATTGGATGCAGTCCAGGTTTCATGAATGTTCCTAAGATTAAAGGTACACACACGGCAATGAAAAGTGGCATGGTGGCCTCTGAAGCCATTTTCAGCCAACTAACTAATGAAAATCTCCAATCAAAAACTATAG GGCTTAATGTGCCTGACTACGAAGACAATTTGAAAAAGTCATGGATATGGAAAGAACTCTATGCAGTTAGGAACATCCGTCCTTCGTGCCATGGAGTCCTGGGAGTGTATGGAGGAATGATTTACACTGGCATATTTTATTGGATACTAAGAGGAATGGAGCCTTGGACACTAAAACACCCAG GGTCGGATGCAGTACAGCTAAAGCCAGCCAAAGACTGCACACCTATTGAATACCCCAAACCTGATGGAAAATTAAGTTTTGACTTGCTCTCGTCAGTGGCTCTTAGTGGTACTAATCATGAACATGACCAACCAGCACATTTGACGCTGAAAGACGATAGTGTTCCTGTCAACAAAAACCTAGCTATATACGATGGACCTGAGCAACGATTCTGCCCTGCAG GAGTCTATGAATACGTTCCTGTGGAAACGGGAGAAGGGCTACGATTACAGATAAATGCTCAGAACTGTGTCCACTGCAAGACGTGTGATATCAAAGATCCAAGCCAAAATATTAACTGGGTTGTACCTGAAGGGGGAGGAGGACCCGCTTATAATGGAATGTAG
- the PPID gene encoding peptidyl-prolyl cis-trans isomerase D translates to MSHATPLAKPSSPNNPRVFLDVDVGGERVGRIVLELFADIVPKTAENFRALCTGEKGTGPTTGKPLHFKGCPFHRIIKKFMIQGGDFSNQNGTGGESIYGEKFEDENFHYKHDQPGLLSMANAGQNTNGSQFFITTVPTPHLDGKHVVFGQVIKGTGVVKLLEDVDVKGEEPVQLCIIAECGELKEGDDWRTSPVDGSGDTHPDFPEDSDVDFKEINQIVSVAEDIKNIGNTFFKSQNWAMALKKYSKSLRYIEASLIGAGKEDTAKLNAAALTCYLNIAACKLKLGEWQDAIDNCAKVLALDPTNTKALYRRAQALEATRDYDQALANLQQAQSIAPQDKAIQMEVQKIKQKIKNQKEKEKAAYAKMFA, encoded by the exons ATGTCTCACGCCACTCCGCTGGCCAAACCCTCCTCCCCGAACAACCCGCGGGTCTTCCTCGATGTGGACGTGGGGGGCGAGCGAG TTGGTCGAATTGTATTGGAATTATTTGCCGATATTGTACCTAAAACTGCTGAGAATTTCCGTGCATTGTGTACTGGAGAGAAAGGTACTGGACCCACAACTGGAAAGCCTCTTCATTTTAAAGGATGCCCTTTCCATAGGA TTATTAAGAAATTTATGATCCAGGGAGGAGACTTCTCAAATCAAAATGGAACAGGTGGAGAAAGTATATATGGAGAAAAATTTGAAGATGAAAACTTCCATTACAAG CATGATCAGCCGGGATTGCTCAGCATGGCAAATGCAGGACAGAATACAAATGGTTCTCAGTTCTTTATCACAACTGTGCCAACTCCTCATCTGGATGGGAAACATGTAGTCTTTGGTCAGGTGATCAAAGGCACGGGTGTAGTAAAGCTTCTAGAAGATGTTGACGTGAAAGGGGAAGAACCTGTTCAG TTGTGCATTATTGCAGAATGTGGAGAGCTGAAGGAAGGAGATGACTGGAGAACTTCTCCAGTGGATGGCTCTGGAGACACTCACCCCGACTTCCCTGAAGATTCTGATGTGGACTTTAAGGAA ATTAACCAGATTGTATCTGTAGCAGAAGATATAAAAAATATAGGAAACACATTCTTCAAATCCCAGAACTGGGCAATGGCACTGAAGAAATACAGCAAGTCTTTAAG ATACATAGAAGCTTCTCTTATTGGGGCAGGGAAGGAAGATACAGCAAAGCTGAATGCTGCTGCTTTGACCTGCTATTTAAACATTGCTGCGTGCAAACTGAAACTAGGAGAGTGGCAAGATGCGATTGATAACTGTGCTAAG GTTCTGGCCCTCGATCCTACAAATACCAAAGCACTTTACAGAAGGGCTCAAGCTTTGGAAGCAACAAGAGACTATGATCAGGCATTG GCTAACCTCCAGCAGGCTCAAAGCATAGCTCCCCAAGACAAAG CTATCCAAATGGAAGTACAGAAAATTAAGCAGAAGATAAAGAAccagaaggaaaaagagaaggcaGCTTATGCAAAGATGTTTGCTTAA